Sequence from the Salmo trutta unplaced genomic scaffold, fSalTru1.1, whole genome shotgun sequence genome:
TAATGGTGGCCAGTAAATCAATGAATAAAAATCTAATGTTGACAAATTAAAcagaaattgtagacctttaATCTTTTCCATCATGTCAACAGACACTTAAGTTCAAATAAGTACGAAACATTTcacagtgttaactttctctttatccctggttgatgtACATTTCAGAGCCTCTTCGGTGTGGATGGGGTATAGCAgacattttcaacaacaaagacaGCACTTCCAGTTTCTGTTCTTCACTCTGTTCAACTCTTTTGTCTTCATTCCTAGTTACAGCACATGGAACCACtgttgacatgcaaaacattcaatctaaaacaaaacaaagctTAACACGTTATaaataatatcaaatatcaaTGCAGTACGACGAATGATAAATTAGCCATCCATTGTGTTATATCATAAATTGTCTTACATGCCGTCACTGTTGTCAAAAGATTATAAACATGTTAGATAAAGTTACTAACCCAGTCATTCTTTGGTCCACATCCAGGTTCTTTATCAGTGGCACACATGAAGCTGTTGTTGGCATTGTTGAACTCTGAAATCATAGGCCTGAACTGAACATATGGTTGTCCCACACAactacataaaaataaagaatttacatttactttgaattaaatgtcattacatacagttgaagtcggaagtttacatacacttaggttggattcattaaaactcgtttttcaaccactccaccaatttcttgttttggcaagtcggttaggacatctactttgtgcatgacacaagtcatttttccaacaattgtttacagacagattatttcacttataactcactgtatcgcaattccagtgggtcagaagtttacatacactaagttgactgtgcctttaaatagcttggaaaattccagaaaatgatgtcatgactttagaagcttctgataggctaattgacatcatttgaatcaattggaggtgtacctgtggatgtatttcaaggcctaccttcaaactcagtgcctctttgcttgacatcatgggaaaatcaaaggaaatcaaccaacacctcagaaagaaaattgtagacctccacaagtctggttcatccttgggagcaatttccaaatgcctgaaggtaccatgttaatctgtacaaacaatagtatgcaagtataaacaccatgggaccacgcagccttcataccgctcaggaaggagacgcgttctgtctcctagagatgaatgtactttggtgcaaaaagtgcaaatcaatcccagaacaacagcaaagaaccttgtgaaaatgctggaggaaacaggtacaaaagtatctatatccacagtaaaatgagtcctatatcgacataacctgaaagaccgctcagcaaggaagaagccactgctccaaaaccgccattaaaaagccagactatggtttgcaactgcacatggggacaaagatcgtacttcttggagaaatgtcctctggtctgatgaaacaaaaatataactgtttggccataatgaccatcgttatgtttggaggaaaaagggggaggcttgcaagccaaagaacaccatcccaactgtgaagcacaggggtggcagcatcatgttgtgggggtgctttgctgcaggagagactggtgcacttcacaaaatagatggcatcatgagggaggaaaattatgtggatatattgaagcaacatctcaagacatcagtcaggaagttaaagcttggtcacaaatgggtcttccaaatggacaatgaccccaagcatacttccaaagtcgtggcaaattggcttaaggacaacaaagtcaaggtattggagtggccatcacaaagccctgatctcaatcctatagaaaatttgtgggcagaactgagaaagtgtgtgcgagcaaggaggcctacaacctgactcagttacaccagctctgtcagtaggaatgggccacaattcacccaacttattgtgagaagcttgtggaaggcttcctgaaacatttgacccaagttaaacaatttaaaggcaatgctaccaaatactaattgagtgtatgtaaacttctgacccactgggaatgtaatgaaataaataaaaagctgaaataagtcattctctctactattattctgacatttcacattcttaaaataaagtggtgatcctaactgacctaaaacagggaatttttactcggattaaatgtcaggaattgtgaaaaactgagtttaaatgtatttggctaaggtgtacgtaaacttcagacttcaactgtaccagaCATTTTTATTATATCCTCAGCCATGTCTTTACACAGTTGCTCCATGTGTTTTTGTGAAGGTTCCATATCCATTTGGGATGTTGGGgaagttctgtgcaacttccttggccatctacaccaaaaaataaaatagagtTTTTGACCTAATCGTCACATAACAGCTAACCATTCATTATTGAAAATATAACTATCAAACCTGCATTACAAAGACCCCGCAGCTGAAGGTGTCCTGCTGCATGGTGGGAGTTATTTCCCCTCCTTTCCACTGGGTGGACACCCAGTCATCTTTTCCATGGCAGGATCTTCTCATTTTGAAGTATTCTCTCTTTTTTTATGTAAACATAATGGAATTCTGATTAGTTTATAGGCAAATGAATACACAGGCCAAAACTGTATGCTGATTTCCTTATCACTATAATCTAGTAGAGGTCATTTCCTTTATGCCccattctacacacagcctaaattATAGGCACTGAACCATTTACAGGACAATAATAAAAGTAGCATACAGGATCCAACCCTATCACAGAGAGAATACATGTAGAGAGCGTTTGTagactttaagaaaaaaatattaagtgacagtttcataattttttgaatttttttgcatTGATGCATTGTGTCTTGTAAGTGTCCAAGAATAGGATCCAAAGTGTTAGGAAATATTTGTTCCCATAAATACAAAGGAGGAtgtctctcctcatacctctggCACTTTAGTCAGACTGCCAGACTGTGCACCACAGAGCCAATCcggagagaatacatacaggtcaATGGTGCCAatagaaagtcaaggggtgtgtctgTGCCTTTTGGATTACTCTCTCTTTACAGAGAACCCCAGTGGTTCAAGTCAAGAGCTACCCTTCCCATTTCAGTCTGCCCTGCGCATGTCTGAAAGTGGCAGAGCCAGCAGCCAAGAGAATTTTTCACAGTATGTCATAAAGAATTATTACACTTATGAATGTATGTAAAATGCTAATATGTATTAGATCCAGTACAATGGAATAACTAAGACCTGAATTAGAATGCAGCGTGTTCCgattcctccttctcttcctgtccagcagggtcaaccaaaaacACTTGGCCTGATGGTTCATGCAGATACTGGGGAAGCAATATAGAAATGTATTGAACCCTTAAATGATTTTATTATTAAATGACCCATATCACAACCCTCATACCTCTCCACAAAAATGGACCTAAATCAATTTCGGAAAAAGGATTTTACTCACAATGAACTTCCAGTGGTTCTGGTTCACATTGAAGAAACTCatgacaacattgtagttactgaaGTTCAcctgaaataaatacattcacATGCTTTCCactaacacaaaaaaaatgtatcatgagTTAATCCTTTAAAATTCCACTAACAGATTGTATTAGTACCTCGGCAGACTTTGCTTGCTCACTAAACTTCTTTCTCCATTTAGAATGACATGGTCTGAGTAGTGATTTAGGATGTAAATCTTTGTCCCGTGACTGCAGTTTTTTGTGTTTGCTTTTGAAAGTACCATTCGATTGTCTGTATAAGGAGAGAAAGTAAAACCACAAATGCTTTGAATGTGAAGAACATTATACAAATAATTAAGTATAAACTAAAATACATAGACATTTCAGACAATATTGGTCAGTTAGAAGGATTGTTTATTGAGATTTAAAACAAACGTAATTACATTTGccttttgtttttatttgtctAATATATTCTGGCTACATGCAATTTAATGGGTCATTGTCACATACtgtataccgtaatttccagactattaagcgcacctgaatataagccgcacccactgaatttattattattttttttttaacataaataagccgcacatgtctataagccgcaggtgcctaccggtacattgaaacaaatgaactttacacaggctttaacgaaacacggcttgtaacaaaaataaataggctttaacgaaacacggcttgtaacaaaaaaatacaaaattagcagtaaacaatagcctaccaagaaagtcattgctccagaccaagctccagtgcagcagctctatttccttttccaaaagccagatcaatcgcattcaacttgaaagctgcatcatatgcatttctctgtgtctttgccatgatgagggtgacaaaatgactaccgtaatcagaatgatgggaagtttgagagcgctcgatttaatctaaacagtaaacaaaaaagttgtttgaccttaacccgttcggcaatttcattggtctaatgaaagcttcatgccggcaacacagaatgtgtttttattttatttatttttatttgaaagcgggaaaaatccatatattagctgcgtcattgtttaagccgcgaggttcaacgCCTGGggaaaaagtagcggcttatagtccgaaAATTACGGTATATGCCTTGTTAGGGAGATTTAAGTATCATACATAAGGTGTTATGTAGTCAAACTGTGTTATTGCTGTGTTTACGTGATGACACATCTTCACCATTTACTTTAAAGTGACAGAATAAAGGGCCATAAATATTCACGTGTTCATCAGATACATTCACCTCCAATTCCAGTTAACTACATAATGATATTACATGTCCTTAGACTTGGTTACGTGCACATCTAATGTACTTCTATGTTCATCCTTCATACTGTATGAAGATGTTTAGAATTGTGATTTAAAAATAAATGCTTATTGTCATGTTATGGCCAGTATTTATTACCTCACTCACAAGCCATTTATGGCTTTCAACTTTAGAGTTGAAAACTCTGAAGGATGGAGAAGGAAAGAGGACTTTTTGTCTGTAGACCTCACAACAGCAACCAACACCTCACAATTGTTTCTTCGCCACAGATCTGTGACCTGCAATATGCAAATGAAACACATTTAGAAGAGTTATTGTCCTCTTAAACATGAACTGAAAACAAACTGTCACAATCATTTAacatttggagagaaaaaaacattgtcACTTTGTGCTTGTGTGTCATCTTTCCTGTCCTCTAGAGTCTCTCTGCCTCATCTTTCCTGTCCTCTAGAGTCTCTCTGCCTCATCTTTCCTGTCCTCTAGAGGCTCTCTGCCTCATCTTTCCTGTCCTCTAGAGTCTCTCTGCCTCATCTTTCCTGTCCTCTAGAGTCTCTCTGCCTCATCTTTCCTGTCCTCTAgagtctctctgcctcctctttccTGTCCTCTAGAGTCTCTCTGCCTCATCTTTCCTGTCCTCTAGAGTCTCTCTGCCTCATCTTTCCTGTCCTCTAGAGTCTCTCTGCCTCATCTTTCCTGTCCTCTAGAGTCTCTCTGCCTCaccttctgtccctctctctctggagtaaTGATCTAGTTGGTGTTGACTGAATTTCTGGCCATCATCAATATTTCCCTTTCCATTGTCATCTTTATTTGCCGGTTTCATGACACGCTCTGTTTCTAATGTGTCGTTACCtcgattattttgttgttgttgttgtatggtTTTCTGTAATGACATTAAAAGTGAATTAATCACTATGTCGATACCTTTACGTCACTcagaaatatttaaaaaaactaTCAAAATGTAAGTTGATCACTGCACAGGAAAACTGTAGTTTTAACCTGTAGTTGTGGTTGGAGTGTTAAAGCTTTTGGTGTTACAACTAAAGACATAGGAATGTATTTTTACAGTTAGAAATAGAAGGCCATGCATCAAATAACTATTTTCATCAGAAAAAGGAACCCTCAAATGCACTATAGCATTTTGTAAGTTGTCTGCAGGTGGCTTGTTGTGAACACACTCAAATATCAAGTCATTATCAGGTAATGTAAACGGCGTTCTAATACTCACAGTAGAAGGATTTGTCTTAATGTACAGTAATATCAATGCGATGCTATGAAAATGATTATTTCACGTTATCAAGCTCACTCTGACTGACTAATCCCTGCCTATTACTGTGATTAAAAAGAACATATGAAACATTGTTTTTCATGAGGTCTACCTGTGCAccttattttatctttatttaccaggtaggctagttgagaacaagtcctttatttaaccaggtaggctagttgagaacaagtcccttatttaaccaggtaggctagttgagaacaagttctcatttacaactgcgacctggccaagataaagcaaagcagtgcaacacaaacaacaacacagagttacacatggaataaacaaacatacagtcaataatatagtagaacaaaagtctacatacagtgtgtgcaaattatgtaggataagggaggtaaggcaataaataggccatggtggcgaaataattacaatttagcaattaaatactggagtgatagatgtgcaggagatgagtgtgcaagtagagatactggggtgcaaaggagcaagataaataaaataaataacagtatggggatgaggtagttggatgggctatttacagatgggctatgtacaggtgcagtgatctatgagttgctctgacagctggtgcttaaagctagtgagggagatatgtctccagcttcagtgatttttgcagttcgttccagtcattggcagcagaaaacgggaaggaaaggcggccgaaggaggaattgtctTTGGGgggaccagtgaaatatacctgctggagcgcgtgctacgggtgggtgctgctatggtgaccagtgagctgagataaggcggggctttacctagcaaagacttagatgacctggagccagtcggtttggcgacgagtatgaagcgagggccagccaacgagagcacacaggtcgcagtgtgtcacgtcctgaccagcagagggagtaattgtattagttttggtcagggcgtggcagagggtttgtgatgtgtatgtatttctatgttctgtctagtttagtttttctatgtttaggattgGATGTTGGACTCttaattggaggcaggtgtttctagttgcctctgattgagagtcctatatagaggtgtgtgtttggtttggttattttgtgggtagttgattttgcaTTGCTGTATGTAAGTAcctagcctgtaaaactgtcggtctgtcgttctcttttgtttattgttttttcgtgtcCACGTGTATTGAATAAATTAtcatgatgagcacgcaacccgctgcgccttggtcttctctccagtacgacaaccgttacacagtggtgggtagtatatggggctttggtgacaaaacagatggtgctatgatagactgcatccagcttgctGAGTaatgttggaggttattttgtaaatgacatcgctgaagtcaaggatcggtaggatggtcagttttacgagggtatgtttggcagcatgagtgaaggctgctttgttgcaaaataggaagccggttctagatttaattttggattggagatgcttaatgtgagtctggaaggagagtttacagtctaaccagacacctaggtatttgtagttgtccacatattctaagtcagaaccgtccagagtagtgatgctggacgggcgggcgctgctatcggttgaagagcatgcatttagttttacttgcatttaagagcagttggaggccacggaaggagagttgtatggcattgaagctcgtctggaggttagttaacacagtgtccaaagaggggccagaagtatacagaatggtgtcatctgcgtataggtggatcagagaatcaccagcagcaagagcgacatcattgatgtatacagagaaaagagtcagcccgagaattgaaccctgtggcacccccatagagaccgccagaggcccagacaacaggccctccgatttgacacactgaactctgtctgagaagtagttggtgaaccaggcgaggcagtcatttgagaaaccaaggctgttgagtctgccgataagaatatggtgattgacagagtcgaaagccttggccaggtcgatgaatacggctgcacagtattgtctcttatcgatggaggttaagatatcgtttaggaccttgagcgtggctgaggtgcacccatgaccagcccggaaaccagattgcatagcggagaaggtacggtgggattcaaaatggtcgatgatctgtttgttaacttggctttcgaagaccttagaaaggcagggtaggctagatataggtctgtagcagtttgggtctagagtgtctccccctttgaaaagggggatgactgcggcaactttccaatctttgtggatctcagacggtacgaaagagaggttaaacaggctaGTAGTAGGGGTTACAagaatttcggcagataattttagaaagagagggtccagattgtctagcccggctgatttgtgggggtccagattttgcagctctttcagaacatcagctatctggatttgggtgaaggagaaatggtggaggcttgggcaagttgctgtggggggtgcagggcagttgaccggggtagccaggtagaaagcatggtcagccgtacgaaaaatgctcattgaaattctcaattatcacgGATTTATcgttggtgacagtgtttcctatcctctgtgcagtgggcagctgcaaggaggtgttcttattctccatggactttacagtgtcccagaactttttggagtttgtgctacaggatgcaaatttctgtttgaaaaagctagcctttcctTTCCTAACTgcatgtgtatattggttcctaacttccctgaaaagctgcatattgcgggggctattcgatgctaatgcagtacaccacaggatgtttttgtgctggtcaagggcagtcaggtctggagtgaaccaagggctatatctgttcctgggtctaacggaatgaggtcaatatccttccaggatacccgggccaggtcgattagaaaggcctgctcgctgaggtgttttagggagcgtttgacagtgatgaggggtggtcgtttgaccgcagaccaattatggacgcaggcaatgaggcagtgatcgctgagatcctggttgaagacagcagagatgtatttggagggcaggttggttaggatgatatctatgagggtgcccgtgtttacggatttggggttgtacctggtaggttcattgataatttgtgtgagattgagggcatcaagattagattgtaggatggccggggtgttaagcatgtccgagtttaggtcacctagtagcacgagctctgaagatagatggggggcaatcagttcacatattgtgtccagggcacagctggggttagaaggtggtctatagcaaacggcaacggtgagagacttgtttctggaaaggtggatttttaaaagtagaagctttaAAAGTAGAAGCCTTCCTTTAAGCGCCTCTGTTCGAACACCTCTCCTGTCCTTGATCCATCCCACATACAGCCATTTCCAGatcttttcagtgtccatgtGAAAGATAGTTATTGTGAGGCTGGAACATTTGTtaacttcaacaacaaaaaataacaccCATGTAAAATGAAGGCCTGCAAAGCTTACATATGTAAGTCTAATAGCATGAGATGAAAGTAGACAAACATCAGAGTGTGCGATATGAAGgtatagtcagtggacattctgaaccttgtttgaagtcagtaggtcacatgaccaaggagctattgaaatgtacaattttgtaaaaTCATGTGACCTGACTGCCTGACTGTACCATTCCCTCCTCCCCCTGTAGCTCCCCCCAAGGTGCAGGTGTACAGCCGTAACCCAGGGGAACATGGGAAGGACAACACCCTGATCTGTCACGTGAGTGGCTTCCACCCCCCTGACATCAGCATCCAGCTCCTGAAGAACGGTGTGGAGATCCCCGACGCCAAGCAGACAGACCTGGCCTTCGAACAGGGATGGCAGTTCCACCTCACCAAGAGTGTTGGCTTCACACCAGCAAGCGGAGAGGTGTACACCTGCGGAGTCCGCCACCTGAAGAATCTGAAGAtctacacctggggtgagttactagtatagttagtagttagaggagtacacctggggtgagttactagtatagttagtagttagtagcagttagtagttagaggagtacacctgaaGAGCCCGCCACCTGAAGAACCTTGAGATCAAACCCGGTGTGAGTTAGTTCCCCCTCCTATATTAACTCTGGCCCCTGTGCTTATGTGTGACCATCATCACCTGCAGACGGCCAACTATTTAGGTGATGAGCAGCTTGACCCTGTCCTTCTATTCTATGGAGCTATTTAGGTGATGAGCAGCTTGACCCTGGCCTTCTATTCTATGGAGCTATTTAGGTGATGAGCAGCTTGACCCTGTCCTTCTATTCTATGGAGCTATTTAGTTGATGAGCAGCTTGACCCTGGCCTTCTATCCTATGGAGCTATTTAGTTGATGAGCAGCTTGACCCTGGCCTTCTATCCTATGGAGCTATTTAGTTGATGAGCAGCTTGACCCTGTCCTTCTATCCTATGGAGCTATTTAGTTGATGAGCAGCTTCGTACTGTCCTTCTTTATGTTTATTTGATTGTCGGATTAAAATACTAAATCCCATTTTACTGACATAAACCATGGTAGGATTGTAGTTAGTGGGGAGTCTGAATGTAAAACAATAACAATgctttctgtgttgttgttttctcCAGAGGCAGATATGTAAGGATCTGGAGCAGGACTTAATGGTAGGTATTCAGatgaatttatttatatttatttataataataatatatgccattttgcagatgtttttatccaaagtgacttacagtcatgcgtgaatatacacaaccgttcaaaagtttggggtcacttagaaatgtccttgtttttgaaagaaaagccattttttgtccattaaaataacatcaaattgatcagaaatacagtgtagacattgttaatgttgtagctggaaacggctgacttaaaaaaaagaaggaatatctacataggcgtacagaggtccattatcagcaaccatcactcctgtgttccaatggcatgttgtgttagctaatccaagtttatcattttaaaaggctaattgatcattagaaaacccttttgcaattatgttagcacagctgaaatctgttttcctgattaaagaagcaattaaactggcctttagactagttgagtatctggagcaacagcatttgtgggttcgattacaggctcaaaatggccaaaaacaaagaactttcttctgaaactcgtcagtctattcttgttctgagaaatgaaggctattccatgcgagaaattgccaagaaactgaagatctcgtacaaatctgtgtactactcccttcacagaacagcgcaatctggctctaaccagaatagaaagaggagtgggaggccccggtgcacaaatgagcaagaggacaggtacattagagtgtctagtttagtttgaggtgcttcaggaagcatggggagaaatctcttcagattacctcaacaaattgacaactgtaatgccaaaggtctgcaatgctgtaattgctgcaaaaagcaaagtttgaaggacacaattattatttcaattaaaaatcattatttataaccttgtcaacgtcttgactatatttcctattcatttttaaaaacatttcatgtatgttttcatggaaaacaaggacattttgaaatgaccccaaacttttgaat
This genomic interval carries:
- the LOC115182064 gene encoding beta-2-microglobulin-like; protein product: MKTVLSAIAFCVFLGFINAKESPPKVQVYSRNPGEHGKDNTLICHVSGFHPPDISIQLLKNGVEIPDAKQTDLAFEQGWQFHLTKSVGFTPASGEVYTCGVRHLKNLKIYTWEADM